The DNA region AAGGCGGGGGGTCAGTCATGTGTCACTTGATTTGGTGCTGGAGGCAGACACTGATAggtgtgaagggggagggagtggggatcgCTGCATGGTTCAGGCTGGGTAGAGAGGTCTGGCTGGCGGTGGCGAGGCCAGGGGTCCGGTCTAgtgtaggaaagagagagctggtgcaggaagaggatatttccctactgagatggcttttctctgctctgcaggttttatggcctgggctgctccttcaactgagcccagcagcccatgggccagccctgcctctcctcctgcagacctCGGTCGGGGTGGTAAAGAggatgcaggaggaaggcaggctgcccttggcCAGGAGGTGCGGCAAGGCGAACAGAGGTGAGTCCCAGTATTTTATCCACCCGCTCTTAGTCCTTCTGTAGCGAGAGGCGTCTgcccccaggtggggtggggatcagctCTTGGCTCTGGTTCTGGCTCACTGCAAGGACACAGCCAGCCGTCAAGGGCGCAGGCAGAGCTCAGAGACGAATGCAAAAGATCTCTCCAGAGCCTGATGGGATGCCCCCCATTTCTGTTCACAGGGTGTCGGTCAAGCCCCAAGTCCACTctaccccaggagctgctggctcgGCTGCTGGTGAGTAACCCGCAGCCAGGAGGTTCCTTATGCTCAGTGGGAAGGAGCCGCTCCCAGAGCTGGCATGCAGTGTGTGGTGGCTCTTCTCCCCGCAGCCCCCAAAGGAGCTGGCTCATCACATTCCTCGCGTTCATTGCACATCGACCCAGCGCCTCTCGGCATTTAACAGAACCAGCGAGCTCTCTGAGCCAGCCACCTTCCTggctcccctgatcctggggctggaCCGGGTCCCCCAGCACCAGTTAGTGCAGCCCTTGGACGGCTCCAATAGAAGCCAGCTGGAATGAGCCCTTAGGGACTGTTGtgcaggccccctcctgccctctggcctccagcatcctcccttaccaaggggcagctggggattccctTTATGGCCCAGCTGCCTCTTTCGGGCTGCTTCAAGCTTCCCTTGTGCTGCTCTAACCTAGGCCAAGGATCTGACCCAGCAGCTGCCTGACGGCCTCTGGATAATCCTGTCTCCCTTCATCTgagctagagccagcccaggagtgagAGGATGGAAGGAGCCAATAGCTGGTCCATGGAGTGCCCCTGATCACCTGAAATATCCATCTCAATCCTGTCCTGGTTGTCAGCTCCAcctccctgctgtctccttccctccatcactgagctctccccctgcacctgtagGGAGCTCCCTTCTCACACTGCCTCGCAAGGGAGGGGTACAGCCACCTCTGCCTCTTTGTCCGCCAGATGCTCGGTGCGTCTTCGTTTATGACGGTGCAGGTCAGAAGGGCAGCCATGTTCCTCCTCTTCGAGCTGATGAGCATGTTCCAGGCCGGGTCGGGCCGGTTCTGGAATAACTACAAGACGGAAATGCTCCTCTACGTGGAAGGTGAGGAGGGAGTGTCTCCCCTTGCAGGAGCAAAGGGAGGGGACACCGTGAtgctgggctcagagagggagaggccagggcctcCCTCTGAATCCAGTATAATATGATGCTGTGACCTTGGAATCCGAGAGGATCACGTCAGGATCATATCccttggttcatctagcccagccccccatgcctaGACAGGAAGGATCCTTTCCAGGACCGTATCTAACCTTCATTCGACATCTCACACCTTAGGAAAGGATCTTGGCAAGCAGAACGCCTGGGTATTTCACATCAAGGGGTTTGGGTTTGAGGAGCATTGTTGTCCATCAGCAATTTGCAAAGAGCCATGGGTCCCCTCGGGGCCCGTGAGtcggcagctcctccccaccccctgccaaacaAGAGCCAAGTTGAAGGCTGCTCCTCAGTAGAAGGGTCTAAACACAAAGGAAACTGACCTGCCCATCTCTTCCAGATCACAAGACCTGCTTCTgccagagggagtgggagcagcagctgctgcaggtaagggtcagagaaatggagggctggaaaggaactcaagaggtcatctagtccagccccccccccccccccccccgcccacgctgaggcaggattaagaggCCCCTCAGCAGCACTACATTGTGGGACAGAGGAAGCGGCTGAGTCCAGCAGATGCAATTGGAGAAGCACCAGGGGCAGCTCACAAGGATTCACAAGCATTAGGAGATACGTAGGGGGTGACAGTGcacgctccctcttcccctcccctcccagctgtggtGGGTTCCTGGCTGGAGCTATTGAAAGGACCAGTTTCTTGGCCCCTCTCGGTTCTAACTGGCTCTTCTTTCCCTGGCAGTTCCTGGAAGACCTTCTCTTTTTCATCTCGGACCACACCTGGCTGGGTTGTTTCATCGCTAGTATCAGGCGCCAGCTGGCCTACGGTGATAAGCGGCCCGGTGACAAGgtcagtgacctggaaggaaTTGGGGTTCAGTGCCTAGTTCAGAACAGCAGTCGCTAACCAGGGGCAGCTTGGGGTCAGTGAAACAGACAACTATACCCAGTGGGCTCTGTGCATGCCCCAATGCATCCCGCATGATGGTGTCTCTTTCACAGAGCTTTCTCTACAAGTGCTGGGGCACCGTGATGATGTTTTTTCCAGCAGAGAGCATCAAGCCCCAGCTATGGCTTCTGGTGGAGATGGTCGATTTCCgagaagaagaggaaagagaggtgAGGTCTTTGCTCCTCCACTGTCAAGTGATCCCTCATTCTTTGTCAATCCCCTGATGCTACATGTGTATGTTCTGCCTTGGACAAGGTCCAGTGGATTGAAAAGATCTTCCTTATACCCATGCCCATGGCAATGACTTTGAGAGCCCATCTTGGCCCCTTGGCTTGTTGCTCAGCATTCCCAACctccatctttctgtctctcaggGATTCGCCCGAGCGCTTGGGCTGTGTGCCAGGCAACAGCTAGACGAGATTTTCGccatcctggagcactgggaagAGTTTGTCAGCAGGGTGCAGCTCCAGCCTTCTGCCGGTGGCTCTCTGGAGGTACGGTCCCACCTAGCATCTCTGTTCTTTCATCCATCCCTTCACCAGCCTTTGCAGGTAAAGGGACCTGCCAGGGAGGACCCTGCTTCCCAGAAGCCTGTTCAGCGAAGAGCTGAATTTCCAAGCAGTGGCTCAGCCTCCGTGCAGGGAGCCCTTTCCTTACTCCTCCGTGGAGTTGCAatcacagcacaatggggtggATCCAGGGGGGAAGGTGGGTCCTGTTGTCTAAGCTCTCCAGGATATCTCCTGGGGAGCTCAGACATGCTCCATGCAGCCCCATAAACAAGGCTCAGAGAGGGCCCAAAAGACACTGCCAAGCCATCAGCTCCCGCTGACACATTTCTAGCAGAACAGACCCTTGGTCTTCCCCTGAACTGGGCTATTTCACAGACCTTCCTGGCAgactcaccagggctggcatgtcTGACATTAACCTgcatccccccttcccctgcaccaccaccaccaccttcccagTAACTCTCTGGGCCAGTGCAATCCACTGTAGTGCCAGTGACATCTCTGGAGCTAGGCTGAATTAAAGCAGCTGCTAGTGCGTCCCCTTCGGCTGCCGGGTCACCTCAACCATCCAATCCTGGGGAGCCTGGAAGGGCCTCGGAGTCCAggaaattcagctcagcagagtAGCCTTTGGTTGCTAAGCCGGCTGGGTGAaaaatcctcccctggccccatttgtaagttaggagcagctggaggccatcccttctcctcactctttcCTTTGCAATTCTCAGGAGCCAGCTTCCATCGAGCAGCTGAGaagcctcctgctcctcacctatGGGCACGTGGTCCACTCAGGCCCCACGGATCTCATCCTAGAGACCATAGGCTTCAATATCCTGGCTCCCATGCGACAACATTATTTTCTGAGCCCACACGTAAGTCAGAGCCCTCCCTTGTCCGCCCACACAGCACCTACCTGGGCTatgcacagcagcacagagctatgtctttgcataaactcagctcagagggctggccctttgccccaggagggacaggAGACATGGGAACAGCACCATTCTCTGTGACTGCCCCATCTCAATTAGCTTCTCTGATTCCAGGCCCGTGGAAGCTAATGGAAGGACTCCTATCTGGGCCTTGTTAGAGTGTAACTGAGCATCACTTGGTGCTATTGTCCCAGAGACGA from Chrysemys picta bellii isolate R12L10 unplaced genomic scaffold, ASM1138683v2 scaf217, whole genome shotgun sequence includes:
- the LOC135978340 gene encoding maestro heat-like repeat-containing protein family member 1, with protein sequence MQEEGRLPLARRCGKANRGCRSSPKSTLPQELLARLLMLGASSFMTVQVRRAAMFLLFELMSMFQAGSGRFWNNYKTEMLLYVEDHKTCFCQREWEQQLLQFLEDLLFFISDHTWLGCFIASIRRQLAYGDKRPGDKVSDLEGIGVQCLVQNSSR
- the LOC135978336 gene encoding uncharacterized protein LOC135978336, which gives rise to MMVSLSQSFLYKCWGTVMMFFPAESIKPQLWLLVEMVDFREEEEREGFARALGLCARQQLDEIFAILEHWEEFVSRVQLQPSAGGSLEEPASIEQLRSLLLLTYGHVVHSGPTDLILETIGFNILAPMRQHYFLSPHDPLVRSAFLRSLALVGEAVTQVSRIPLVSQDTYTVLSPLLVSEHAWVLGGVPRADARATVSGV